A region of Nostoc sp. 'Peltigera membranacea cyanobiont' N6 DNA encodes the following proteins:
- a CDS encoding tyrosine-type recombinase/integrase, which yields MAEAFAPQALQERITLSELGKQWINDPLMNQDVWSLLELGYSQEECRINGHYHLYFHKFSLPWLKRLTQLTIKASVRERYSLGRIIHRVGCLNHLDRFLCNYGYTQPQSLTEALLHQFISEINSGNRQNAIAYALNLWKEEQWLEIAFTPIKLKKKSPKIEIIPEEVLYQIYEKFDLFPPTLERLFRLQLVLGCRIGEILTMPRHSLKQEGDKWFLLRWVEKRKHWRFVQIHPLVAELVQEQQRFLDAQFGRDSEFDKLFCTVYTHHQSIPWAERELDTTLFYKPQTITRLRISNWLINFREVADLKDKHGNRFKLTSHMFRRTKASIMAHCEVEDEYIAAVLGHGSLDMLPHYRQRSLIRLEKEANLKGYVDMYGRVTSFKPRKTRYEKLANLLKVSTPLGECHRPTMLGDCQHRYACLSCPHHRITPEDKSQLEADVNCLQQDLIQAQKNGQERRVTEIANLLALIKNRFDGLSELQNLQEHKTNG from the coding sequence ATGGCAGAAGCATTTGCACCGCAAGCATTACAGGAGCGAATCACACTCTCTGAGTTAGGGAAACAGTGGATTAATGATCCTTTGATGAATCAAGATGTTTGGTCACTGTTAGAATTGGGTTATAGCCAAGAAGAATGCCGAATTAATGGACATTATCATCTTTACTTTCACAAGTTTTCACTGCCTTGGTTAAAACGGCTGACTCAACTAACCATTAAAGCCAGCGTTCGAGAGCGATATTCCCTCGGTCGGATTATTCATCGAGTTGGCTGTTTAAACCATTTAGATCGTTTTTTGTGTAATTATGGATATACACAACCCCAATCTTTGACAGAAGCACTCCTCCATCAATTTATTAGCGAAATTAATAGCGGTAATCGTCAGAATGCGATTGCTTACGCCCTCAATCTTTGGAAAGAAGAACAATGGTTGGAAATTGCCTTTACCCCGATTAAACTCAAAAAAAAATCTCCTAAAATTGAAATAATTCCAGAGGAAGTACTTTACCAAATCTACGAGAAATTCGATTTATTCCCCCCGACACTTGAAAGACTTTTTCGCTTGCAATTGGTGTTAGGCTGCCGCATTGGAGAAATTCTCACTATGCCACGCCATAGCCTGAAACAGGAAGGTGACAAATGGTTCTTACTACGTTGGGTTGAAAAACGCAAACACTGGAGGTTTGTTCAGATTCATCCTTTAGTAGCTGAATTAGTTCAAGAACAGCAGAGATTTCTTGATGCTCAATTTGGGAGAGATTCTGAATTCGATAAACTATTTTGTACCGTTTATACTCATCATCAAAGTATTCCTTGGGCTGAGAGAGAACTAGACACAACACTGTTCTATAAACCCCAAACAATTACCAGATTGAGAATTAGTAACTGGCTAATTAATTTTCGAGAAGTAGCAGACTTAAAAGACAAACATGGCAACAGATTTAAACTAACTAGCCATATGTTTCGCCGCACCAAAGCCAGCATTATGGCTCATTGTGAAGTAGAGGATGAATATATCGCCGCCGTACTAGGTCACGGTTCTTTAGATATGCTACCTCATTATCGTCAGCGTTCGCTTATCAGGTTAGAAAAAGAAGCTAATCTCAAAGGTTATGTGGATATGTATGGTCGAGTTACTTCTTTTAAACCGAGAAAAACTAGGTATGAAAAATTAGCTAATCTCCTCAAAGTTAGTACACCTCTGGGAGAATGTCATCGTCCAACGATGTTAGGAGATTGTCAACATCGTTATGCCTGTTTAAGTTGTCCTCATCATCGGATAACGCCCGAAGATAAATCCCAGTTAGAAGCTGATGTGAACTGCTTACAGCAAGACCTAATTCAAGCTCAAAAAAACGGACAAGAAAGACGAGTGACTGAGATTGCTAACTTATTAGCTTTAATCAAAAATCGTTTTGATGGCTTATCAGAATTGCAAAATCTTCAAGAACATAAAACTAATGGGTAA
- a CDS encoding siphovirus Gp157 family protein, whose amino-acid sequence MTSAIEREINQLTLKELSLDAAKLWSQIEEAGELGEQGNVEQLLQELMGVQDGIETKIDAIAWVVDQLNLDLETWEERKARVAELHDRVISRRKTQLEQIKRTLIHLHEIGLINDKNIGKERVIEIRDNPPKVANLLVEVDDEDFPDEFRVIKYQANNKAIIEAYKSGKDISNLAEVTIGKQVRFKVQSGSKSRNKKNHN is encoded by the coding sequence ATGACTTCAGCAATTGAACGCGAAATCAACCAACTCACTCTCAAAGAATTAAGCCTAGATGCTGCTAAACTTTGGTCACAGATAGAAGAAGCAGGCGAGTTAGGCGAACAGGGTAATGTAGAACAACTCTTACAAGAACTTATGGGTGTTCAAGATGGTATCGAAACCAAAATCGATGCGATCGCCTGGGTAGTTGACCAGTTAAATCTTGACCTTGAAACCTGGGAGGAAAGAAAAGCGCGAGTAGCCGAACTCCACGACCGGGTAATTTCACGTCGCAAAACTCAACTTGAACAAATCAAGCGCACCCTCATCCACCTACACGAGATTGGATTAATCAATGACAAAAACATCGGTAAAGAAAGGGTAATTGAAATCAGGGATAACCCACCAAAAGTCGCTAACTTACTAGTAGAAGTAGATGATGAAGATTTTCCTGATGAATTTAGAGTTATTAAGTACCAAGCTAATAACAAGGCAATTATTGAAGCCTATAAATCTGGTAAAGATATTAGCAATCTTGCCGAGGTAACTATCGGGAAGCAGGTGCGGTTTAAGGTGCAATCAGGTAGTAAGTCTCGCAACAAGAAAAACCACAACTAA
- a CDS encoding tyrosine-type recombinase/integrase, giving the protein MTKVEWAISPHTESRFSCVFDPETCLPVEPIQRFLNYCRKRQLAIKIKEPKLFSGCLLDEEVATLANACTTYRDRLIIMLLRSTGVRRGELLGLHLEDVKNLDFSGRIRIVRREDNPNRAMAKGREREIPIIYHRSAIQETFHAYLLEEYPPQAETLGGGMLFVNLSSKWVGQAMSLVRLNKLFDQLHKRTGIKAHPHLFRHTFATRMLQDNYLDQYVQQLLGHRSIATTKDIYSHVLDEMTLDQYLR; this is encoded by the coding sequence ATGACCAAGGTAGAATGGGCGATATCCCCCCACACAGAATCACGATTTAGCTGTGTCTTCGACCCTGAAACCTGCCTACCCGTAGAGCCAATCCAAAGATTTTTGAACTACTGTAGAAAGCGACAATTAGCAATCAAAATAAAAGAACCGAAACTCTTCAGTGGTTGTCTGCTAGATGAAGAAGTCGCAACCTTAGCCAACGCCTGTACAACTTATAGAGACAGGTTAATTATCATGCTGCTGCGCTCAACAGGAGTGCGGCGGGGAGAACTGTTAGGATTACATCTGGAAGATGTCAAGAACTTAGATTTCAGCGGACGCATTCGGATTGTACGCAGAGAAGACAATCCTAATCGCGCAATGGCTAAAGGAAGAGAACGAGAAATCCCCATTATTTACCATCGTTCAGCTATTCAAGAGACCTTTCATGCCTACTTACTAGAAGAATATCCGCCTCAAGCCGAAACTTTGGGAGGCGGGATGTTATTCGTCAATTTATCAAGTAAATGGGTAGGGCAAGCGATGTCCTTAGTTCGCTTAAATAAATTATTTGACCAACTCCACAAACGAACAGGAATTAAAGCACATCCGCACTTATTTCGCCATACCTTCGCTACTAGAATGCTGCAAGACAATTATCTTGACCAATATGTACAACAGCTTTTAGGACATCGTTCAATTGCCACAACGAAAGACATTTACAGTCATGTTCTCGATGAAATGACCCTAGACCAATACTTAAGATAA